The genomic interval CGGCTCTTCGCGCGTTGTCTCTCCCCATCGGAGACGATGGCGTCGTCGACGTGGAGGTCGCGTAGGTCGTCGCGCGTCGCCGCGCCTACCCTCGCAGAGAAGCCTTCACGAGGTCCCAGAGCTCGCCGAGGCCGGGCCGAGCTTCGACGGTCATGAGCGCTTTCGCTAGCGATTTCATGGCCTTGTGATCCGAAAAATACGGGAGCTTCGGGAACGTTCGGAACGGCGCGCGCACCACGGTCTTCTCGGGGTGGTCGAAGAGGGACGTGTTGTGCACGAACCCCGTGCCCGACGTGATCGCCTCGCGCGTGTGACCCGGATACGCCCCCCAGGGCGGAACGACGAGCCCGTACACGAGCCCCGCCCAGCAGTTCACGGCCACCGCCCCGTACCGGAGCTCCGTGATCGCGCGCTCGATGGCGCCTCCGTGCGCGTCCAGGGTCGTCGGGTGAGCGAGCAGGATGCAGGAGAGCGTCCCCCAGACGCGCTCGTTCACGAACGGGACCGCCTTCGCGAGGAAACGCTCGGCGTCGGGGTAGGGGTCGCGTGAGAAGCCCGCCGTCTCGTCGGCGAGATCGAGGGTCACCTCGGCGAGGACGCCGCAGAACGCCTCGTGCGTCAGCGCGTGCTCGCCGGCTCGCGCGGGCACGTCCGGGATCACCGTCCACGGCAAGGTCTCGGGGGCGACGTCGCTCGGGCCGAGCGGGGTGGCGTTCGGGTACGCCTCGAGGAAGCTTCGGTGGCGGCGCTCGGCGCCCGGATAGTACGCCTTTCGCCTCGGGATCTTGGCGAGCTCGGCGTGCAGGTGCTCGAGGAACGCCTCGCGCTGGAGCCAACCGCGGGCCATCACGAGGACCTTCGCGGCGTTGCAGTTGAAGCTCGCGTTCTGCGTCACCATCGAGGCGACGTGGCGCGCCTGGTAGACGAGGTCCGCCTCGGACCAAGGCCCCGGGACGACGAGCACCGGCGTCACGCACCCGAGCTCGGCGGTGAACGGGCGCGTGTTCTTGGGAGTCCCCTCGGCGCGGTTCTTCGTGCGCTCCTCCTCGGACGCGCCCCACACGATCGCGTCGTACGTCGCGTCGGACCCGGTGACGTGGAGCGAGCCCGTGAGCGCGTGCGCGGCGGCGTAGGCGCCTTCGTGTGCGCCGCCGTACACGACCGCGAAGTACCCTCGATCGACGAGGGGCGCGAAGGCGTCCTCGAGCAGCGGTCCCACGTGCTCGCACACCGGGTTGGTCTTGAGGAGCACCACCTCGTCCTCGACGAAGAGCTTGTAGAGTGCATCCATGGGCGCGATGGACGACACGTTGCCGCCACCGAGCACGAGGCACACGCGCCCCTCGCCCTTGTCCTCGCGGTACACGCGACCTTGCGAGGCAGGCTGCCCCGGCGCCATCACGACGTCGACCGTGACCCCTCCGAAGGTGAGGCGATCGAGCAGGCTCGCGGGAAAGACCCGCGCCACCTTGCGACCGACGCCGTCGGGCCCGCGCTCGTCGCGCACACGGGACGGCTTCGGCGCCCCGCCC from Myxococcales bacterium carries:
- a CDS encoding NAD-dependent aldehyde dehydrogenase, with product MSEKPTFPEPPPPLPPTPLAQIDLKLANLDAHKADWPKVTLAERIRLLDELAKGIVRVAEAWCDAGARRKGLDPASEEAGEEWLAGPVVTLRNLRLLREALEAGGAPKPSRVRDERGPDGVGRKVARVFPASLLDRLTFGGVTVDVVMAPGQPASQGRVYREDKGEGRVCLVLGGGNVSSIAPMDALYKLFVEDEVVLLKTNPVCEHVGPLLEDAFAPLVDRGYFAVVYGGAHEGAYAAAHALTGSLHVTGSDATYDAIVWGASEEERTKNRAEGTPKNTRPFTAELGCVTPVLVVPGPWSEADLVYQARHVASMVTQNASFNCNAAKVLVMARGWLQREAFLEHLHAELAKIPRRKAYYPGAERRHRSFLEAYPNATPLGPSDVAPETLPWTVIPDVPARAGEHALTHEAFCGVLAEVTLDLADETAGFSRDPYPDAERFLAKAVPFVNERVWGTLSCILLAHPTTLDAHGGAIERAITELRYGAVAVNCWAGLVYGLVVPPWGAYPGHTREAITSGTGFVHNTSLFDHPEKTVVRAPFRTFPKLPYFSDHKAMKSLAKALMTVEARPGLGELWDLVKASLRG